The Streptomyces hundungensis genome contains the following window.
GGTGACCCGGGTCTCCTGGCCCTTGCGGACGAAGGAGTGCTTGACGTCGTCGGAGCCGATGAACTTCGAGTTGGCCTCGGAGGTCTCGATGCGCTCCCACGAGTACTCCTCGATGCGGATCCGCGCGATCTTGATCGGCTCCTGCGAGGTCACGAAGTGCCGCGCGAGGTGGATGCCGAACTGCTCGGCCGACTCGATGCCGTACTCCTTGGCGAACGCGTACACCGTGTTCTTGGTGGTGTCGGTCGGGAGCACATTGGCGTTCGAGCCCGAGTAGTGCACGTCCTCCATGTCGCCGGAGAGGGCGACCGAGACGTTCAGGTCCTTGATGTGGTGCGTGTCGCCGTCCCGCGTGATCTTGACGACGCGGTTCTCTGCTTTGCCGTACTGGTTCTGGCCGAGAATCGTGGGCATGTCTGCTAGCTCCCTCGGTAAACGGAGTAGCCGAACGGGTTGAGCAGCAGCGGTACGTGGTAGTGCTCGCCCGGGGTGACGGCGAAAGTGATCGCCACCTCCGGGAAGAACGCACCGCTGTCCCTTACGCGGGGGGCGTCCTGCTGCGCCTCGGCTTGCTTCTTGGAGAAGTACGTCTCGACCTCGAAGTCGAGTCGTACATGGGTGGTGCCTTCCGGCAGCGCCGGCAGGTCCTTGCAGCGCCCGTCCGCGTCGGTCGCGGAGCCGCCGAGCGCGGTCCACTCGGCGCCGGAGCCCGAGCGGGCCGCGAGCGAGATGGCGACGCCCTCGGCGGGGCGTCCGACGCTGGTGTCCAGGATGTGCGTGGACACCGAAGCGGTGGTGGCGGTGCTCATCAGTCCTTGTCCTCTTCTACGAGACGGGTCAGCCGGATTCGGTTGATCTTCCCGAGTTCGGTGCGCACGATCTCGCGCTCCTCCTCGGAGGTGTTGCCGATCCGGGTCTTCACCGCGTCACGCATCTGCTCGCCGGTGGCACCGGTGGCGCAGATCAGGAAGACGTGGCCGAACTTCTCCTGGTAGGCCAGGTTCAGTTCGAGCAGCTCGGCCTTGAGGGCCTCGGAGGCCCCGGCCATGCCGCGCTGTTCACGTGCGGAGGTGGGGTCACCGGGCTTCGGCCGGCCGATCGGCGGGTGCCCGGCCATCGCCTCTTGAAGGTCCTTCACGTCCAGCTCGGCCAGAGCGGCGTCGCTTGCGGCGAAGAGGTCCTCTGCGGTGGCGTACGGGCGCTGGGCGAGCAGCTTGCTCCCCCACGCCGAACTGGCGCACACCTCGTGGAGCACGGCGAGCGCCGCACTGTCCGTGGAGGTGTTGAACCGGGCGAGGCCCGGTGTCGAAGTCGAAGTCACGGCGGCCTCCGTGGCCTTGGTGCTGAACGGGCTGCGGATAGCTAACGCCCTGAGAAACATCCCGTCAACACTTTGTTGAAAACTTGGGGTTACAAAAACCGCCGCCCGGTGTCCGGACGGCGGTTCGTTGCGTCGAGGGGTGCCCGAGCGGGTACCGAGCGTGCTCGTTCAGTCGCCCTTTGCGGCGTTTTCCCTGTTCAGGTAGTTGTACACGGTGAACCGGCTGACCCCGAGGGCCGAGGCCACCGTCTCCACGCCGTGCCGCACGGAGAAGGCCCCGCGGGCTTCCAGGGTCCGTACGGCCGACTGCTTGGCCTTGCGGTCCAGGGCCGCGAGCGGCATCCCGTGGCGGCGCTCCATGGCGGCCAGGATGTGATCGAGCGAGTCGGACAGCTGCGGCAGGCGCACGGCCACCACGTCCTCGCCCTCCCAG
Protein-coding sequences here:
- the uraH gene encoding hydroxyisourate hydrolase; translated protein: MSTATTASVSTHILDTSVGRPAEGVAISLAARSGSGAEWTALGGSATDADGRCKDLPALPEGTTHVRLDFEVETYFSKKQAEAQQDAPRVRDSGAFFPEVAITFAVTPGEHYHVPLLLNPFGYSVYRGS
- the uraD gene encoding 2-oxo-4-hydroxy-4-carboxy-5-ureidoimidazoline decarboxylase, which codes for MTSTSTPGLARFNTSTDSAALAVLHEVCASSAWGSKLLAQRPYATAEDLFAASDAALAELDVKDLQEAMAGHPPIGRPKPGDPTSAREQRGMAGASEALKAELLELNLAYQEKFGHVFLICATGATGEQMRDAVKTRIGNTSEEEREIVRTELGKINRIRLTRLVEEDKD
- a CDS encoding helix-turn-helix domain-containing protein, producing the protein MTEPTEHPLIQAVKPLVDAMGAEILPPGHADPDDVVLAWEGEDVVAVRLPQLSDSLDHILAAMERRHGMPLAALDRKAKQSAVRTLEARGAFSVRHGVETVASALGVSRFTVYNYLNRENAAKGD